From the genome of Grus americana isolate bGruAme1 chromosome 16, bGruAme1.mat, whole genome shotgun sequence:
GGAAGGAAGCAAAGTGTCAGCACGTCGATCCTGAGCTGTGCTGGATACTCCCAGCCTACTGTGAGCATCAAAGACCTCTGCAGATGTTTGCCACCCAACCCTCATCTTTTGAGGTCTCTGGGCTCTGTGTAGGCACACCAGGCTCATCAAACGCTGTTGTTTGTTACTCGTAAGCTTCCATGGTGGAAAAGGtgttaataaaatgtaaaaggtTAAAAAACATCAGATAAGACCTCCAGGATGACATCTCTGTGTTTGGattattcttgttttattttgtgcattatttaaaaatgtatgataTTCTAGTCAAACCACTACACTGCTGTCTGAAGTTGCATTTTCACTTCAGGGTATTTTTGTAACTGTACAGTAGCAATAAAAGAACAAACTTACCAGAAAAAGTAGCTGTTCACGTGTGGCAATGTCTTGAAACAAAGACGAAGCTATAAACCAAACCACATTCGGTATATCTGATAGAAGAGCACTTCACGTTCTCTGGATAAGAAGCATTTATGCAGGAGCTCTTCATGCTGGTAGTGGCAGAGGGTGGGAAGTACCAACTCCAAATTGTCTGAACAGAGGTTAACTCCATAGCCCTAACGGAGCTACCGCTGAAGGACAGAGCCCATCACTGTTTCAGACGCTCGTAGCCTGGTTACATGGGGATCAGTTCACATTCTTGCTCAGTACTTATTGCTGCTTGATTCCACGAGGTCTGTTGGTGACTTTGGGTGCTCTTTCCTCATGTCAGCAGGATTCACTCTCAGCATGGAAGGCGATGGCTTTCGGGTGGTCAGAAAGGAATCCCTACGGataattatttagaaaaaacatgATCTCAGAAGTTATAGCCTTTCACGCTGCATTGTCTGGTGTCTGCGTAAATGGTACAGCCCAGTCTTTCCCCAAAAGCTCATCTTATGCTCCCTGGTTTCTGTAAAAAGGCCCAAAGGAAAACGAGGCCCTCTCCCTGtgcagcagcacctcctgcttcctcctccccaccacgCTTCTGACCGAAAGAACCCAGTCTTCCATCTCAGCAGAGAAACACAAGCAGTCAAAAGTCACAGTGAGAGTGTAAAATGTGCAGCCAGCTATGATGCACTCACTGTATTCCTATCTTAGCACTCCTCTTTTTCACATCAGTCTcgtttgtattttatttttaaaaaaccaaacaaaccataGCTCATTGACAGAGCATAGAATAAAGTGTCACCTGCTGAACAGTATCAGCTTCCAGGCTCTCTCTAAATGATTACATCTTGTACTTTATAGTATTTATAAATTAATGTACTGATATCGGAAGGATATAGAGTATTTTGATCTTTTTGGAAAACCGGTTAGATTAAGATCAGTTGAGAACAAACTTCCTCCTGAGCGAAACAAGGATATTACTCATTCAAAATATGTACAGCAACTTTCCGCGGAGAGAAAGCATTCTTGGCATTTAAGGTCAGTAGTCGCAGTCTTTATTAGCAAGTTACCAATTACACTATCTCCTCTCCTGGTTTAATTTGTTCATCCGGTGCCTTGGATCATCAAAAACAGGGTCTGAACAAGAAACCGCCAGTTGTGTCAGGGAAGAAAGCTGCtattttcagagacaaaagACCTTGATTGCTGAATATTTCACTTCTTGGCTACAGTCATCACTTTCCGAAACGTGAGGTTGACTCTTGGGGCAAGTACTCTCTTGCGGGTGGGCAGGCTGTGGTACCAATACACATTGGTGGGGTACTTCATCAGCAGCAGGCTACCGTGGGCTAGCTGCAGCTTGACGGGCTCAATGTGGCGCGTTGCGTTTCTCCCTCTGGAATCGCAGTGCCTGAAAACAAAGTCCCTGCAAGCTCCAAAGGACACAGACGCAATAGGGCTGCGTGGAACCAGTTCTCTCTCGTCATCTCGATGTTCTCCTATGTGGTCCCCACCGTCTTTATATCTGTGCACAAAACAGATTAGTTACTTCTACCAATCCAATTAAACGAATGTCAGACAACTCCTCAGTGATCTGTGTTGCAGGAGCAACTTTTCATTTGAACAACAAGTTGCTTGATGCAACTGGAAATCAGACATACCTGTtaataagaacaaaattaaaagtatgTCCTGTGGCCAAAGTGACGCGGTCTCTGATACGGTTGAGAACTGGGATCCACGGCTTGGGAGAGAAGGTAACGCCCGAGTAAGTGTATGTTAACTCAGGGTCTCCATAGGTTACCTGCTTCCTTGGAATGTCATGCCATTTGCCAAACACGTGCAATTTCGTCATTTCACCTGTTGAAACAAGAAACGAGAAGGATCAAAACCAACTCTGTTATTACCACTGCAGTTCACAGTTTCAACAGTCGCCTTGATCTGGAGCTTCTGTGAATCTCCAGCAGGACAACAGAAAGGAGGATGCTTATGACAACCCAAAAGCTGCCTGCCGTGTTCAAGTGTTTCTGTCCCCACAACGCACTTAACGTGCCTGATGCTGCTTTGCTATTCCCCTTGAATGGGATGAACGGGACTAGCACCCCCACCGTATTCTGCTGTTGAATTAACGTGACTGGGGATATCTCATATACTACATCTACCAACAAACTCCTGTCGCCTTTCCAGGACTGCCCCGGTTCTTTGGACACATTAAAACGTGACTGATCCTGCTTGGCGCAGGCTTTGAGCTAAGCAAAAACTAACCCTGCGGGATCAGATCCCTGCTTGTGCTTCACTTCGCAGGGCCCGACTGGGCAAACACCAGGCGCCCGCAGAACCCTGGGCACCATccggcagctctgcccaggcctCGGGCATCCCTGGGCGGGGGTACGGGGGGGGCGTGCGGGGCGCCCGGAGCTGGgagcggcccccccccccccctcgccgGCCGTTACCTTGGAAGTACTGCacctcctcttccagctgctggaaaATCTCGTCAGCCTCGGCCTTGCCGAAGAGGAGCCGGTAGTCACAGCTCAGGCCCTCCGCGCGGATCTCCTGCCAGGGGGGCTGCCCCGAGGCGGGCTCCTCCGGCCGGGGCCTcttcccgccgccccccgcctccccgggGGGGCGTTTAACCACGTATCTGTCCATCAGCGCCCGCTCGGAGGCGCCGACagcggcgggggggtgggggtgtgcgTGCTGTGGGGACGCCCGTCTCAGCGCGGGCGCCTCCTCCCGGCAGCGAGACCGGGCGGTAACAGGAACGAACCCTGAGGGAGCGCGGTACAGCGGGACCCCCGCGGCCgcggagggagggggggagtcAGACGGACGCGCAtgcgccggggcggggcggggcgtgcccccctcccctgcgGTGGTACCGCCCCCCCCGCGCACGCGCGCGCTTTTGGCGCGAAATTCCCCTGCTGCTCACCCACCCGCTCGGTACCGCTGCCGTCCCTCACCCGCTGCCCCGCCATGATCGGGCAGAAGACGCTGCACTCCTTCTTCAGCGCCGCGCCGGCGAAGAAGCGCGGCCGCTCCCCGGAGCCGGGTGGCGATGCTGAGGTAGCGAGCGGGGGGCTGGCGGTACCGGCGGCCCCGGAGGGGGGACAGGGGGCTGGCGgctgtgtggggggggggggaggcgggggctggcggctgggggagggggctggcggCTTGAAGGGGGGGTCGCGGCGTTGATGGCCGTTGGGCGCGCGGCGGTGGCAGCcgttgggggggtggggagaccACGCGCCGCTTCCAAAAAACCCGCGCTCCGTGCACGCCTGACTGATCTGCCACTCGAGACCATGCTCCGCCGCTGCCCAATGGGCGCTGAGAGCAGCCGTTTCGTCAAGGTTGCTAGGTAGAGGGCCTCTCCGCCAGCTGTGGCAAGCCAATAGGGAGGAGCGAGCCCTTTTCCTTTGACCAATTAGAGAGCGGGAGTTTGGGCTACCGCTTGTGGGCGGGGCCCGGTTGGCGCGGTGTCCAATGGGGACGAGCCCGCCGTTGTTTTGCCGCGAAATACCCGCGTGCGGCGCGGCCGCCCTTGGGGGGCGGTGCGTGGCCGGGCTATGGCGGCCGCTTGGCTCCCGCTGCTcggcctgggcctgggcctgggccgCGGCGTCCCCCGCCCCCTCTGCAGCCGCCTCTTCGCTCGCCGTTACCAGGTGAGCGCCGCGAAGAAGGCGAAGGCGGCGGGAGATGAGGGGGGCAAGGCCTCGCCGCTGAGCCCGGAGCAGCTGGAGCGGATCCGCAAGAACAAGGAGGCGGCGCTGCAGCGGCTGGCGGAGCGGAACGTGCCCCCGGGCTTCGGGGACAGCTGGCGGCGGCAGCTGGCCGGGGAGTTCTCGAAGCCCTACTTCATGGAGGTGGGTGAGGCGAGCTCGGCCCGAGCGGCGGGGCTGcgcggctgctgctgcccgctgTCCCCgggctgacacccccccccccttcctcctcctcctcctcctcctcctcagctgaTGGCGTTTGTAGCGGAAGAGAGGAAGCGCTACACGGTCTATCCGCCCCCCGACCAAGTCTTCACCTGGACGCAGATGTGCGACATCAGGGATGTGAGTAGAGCCGGGGGGGTCGCTCCAGCCGCCGGCGCTTTGAAGCGATGAAGGCTCAGGGCTGGGCGTGCGATCTGTTGGATGCGCGAACGCGTTCGTTTGATCTGTCCCGTGGATCCTGTCGTTTCTCTCGTGTAACTTTGTAATCCCGGCGTCTCTTTTCATCGCTGATACTGAAACGCgtttttattgtttattacCCTCATTCACCACagaatttcctttaaaacttcAGTTGGACTTTTGACCTTATTTCCAGTGTTACCAGCTTAATGCGGTGCTTGATTTATGGGTCTCGTAcatctcttggttttttttttttttaattgatgtgTAACAAACtatagttaaaaaaacaaagacagTGTTTAAGGTAATCCCATTGCCGATAAGCTGTGTCAAAAATATCGCAGCAAATGTGGCATAAAACTAAAATGTGAGGGAAGCTACTTGAAAAATACCTTTCACAAGGTGTTTTATTGTGGCTCTTTGAAAACGTTGGTCCTTTGCGTTCCAAATATCTTCATAAGCTTAGCAGCAAAGCTGTGGTGATGCTAATCCTTGGTGGCAGGTGGGGACCGTGTTCTTTAACTTGTGTATAATGAGATGACAGGAATTTAACTTCAGTTCCtggggtttggtgttttggggttttattttgcttgtgtgtgtgttttacgATAAAGCTCAtttataagcttttttttttcctttccctcttttggGTATAATACTGCTTATAATTCACTGCTAACAAAGGTCTGCTTTCAGGTAAAAGTTGTCATTTTGGGACAAGATCCGTATCACGGACCTAACCAAGCTCATGGGCTCTGTTTCAGCGTCCAGAAGCCTGTTCCACCTCCCCCCAGGTACGACAGAGCTCAATTTGCAGAATCCCTTTTGTTTACAAATTATTTGCAGTTCTGCATTACTTACGGCCGTGAGTCAGGTAATGACAGGAAGCATGTTGTAACCACTGAAATTTGAGTTGTGCGttgcctaggaaaaaaaaatcactgcaaaatcATGGATAATTCTATATAGTTTGATATTCTGAAGAACATGCTGGGTATAAATTTGTGTATTCAGTTTTGCTGAGACCTTCTCATTGAGCTTCTATCCAGGCACACAAAGGGGAGGTCCTTGTTACCCTGCTTCTACAAATGGCTTTATTATCGTAAATGATAAGATTAAAATCAATACTCCTCTTGAACAGTGTGAGAGCAGTAAGTGGTGCTGTCTGCTCTTATCTTTAAACGTGCATATTTAAAATCGGAtggttttgtttgcagtttagaaaatatttacaaagagCTGTCTACGGATATTGAGGACTTCACTCATCCTGGTCATGGTGATCTAACTGGCTGGGCCAAGCAGGGTGAGTTAATGGGCACTCCAGTAATGTGTCCGCTGCAGGTCCTGAAGAAGCCTGGCTGGACAAAGGATCCGTGGTTGGAAACGGTCCATttgtaaaagagaaaatccaTTCTGAGCTCCTGGCGCTTAGCGGGTACCTtagaatgaaaatttaatttatccTTTCTTAGAGGAAGTAAGAAAAAGCCCGTTAACGCTCGATTTATGTTTCATCCTTTGTGTATCTGCTCTGTTTGCTAGGAGTGCTCCTACTCAACGCTGTCCTGACGGTGCGAGCCCACCAGGCCACCTCCCACAAGGAGAGAGGCTGGGAGCAGTTCACGGACGTGGTGGTGTCCTGGCTCAACAAGAACCTGCACGGGGTTGTCTTCATGCTGTGGGGAGCCTACGCCCAGAGGAAAGGCAGCTCCATTGACAGGGTACGGTCGCTCCGCATCTCTGCCCtctcactaattttttttcttcatcagttgGGCAGACACTAGAGGGCACTTCCCTTCCAGAGTTGGGGTTTTCTCTCTGCTTGAACCCTACCGTCAACTTTACTTGCCCTTCTGTTCTAGCTTAGCCTTTGCCAGAATTAAGCAACAAAAGTGGAGCAAGTGAAACCCTTTGCTGTCAGAAAAGCCTCCAGTTGAGGACAgaactgtttgggtttttttctgggaaaaggcTCATACGTAAGTGTAAATGTTGTGTTGAGGATCACTGCGATTGAAAAATGGCCAGGCTATTACTGCTGCTTTACGTAGTCCATCCTCCCCTGCTCGGTGGGACTAAAGTCTCGGTCCTCATGGCCGGTTCTTTGTGTCCTCGGGCGGGTGGCTGAGGAGGTGGAGAGAGGAAATCACACCTGCGTGCTCGGGGCAGAAGCAGCCAGCCTTGTCCAGGGAGCTGAGAACATGCAAATCTAACGGGCGGTTTCCTCTAACGCTTACAGAAACGCCACCACGTCCTGCAGACGGTTCATCCCTCGCCCCTCTCTGTCAACAGAGGGTTTTTCGGCTGTCGGCATTTCTCGAAGACGAATGAATTGCTCAAGAAATCCGGCAAGAAGCCCGTTGACTGGCGAGCGCTCTGAGCTGCGCGCAGAGACCGCGGGGTCTAATGGTTGTAACGGCCCCTGTTTCGGGGGTTGTCTCGTTTCTGAAAAACTTCTGCTGACCGGAGAATTGCTTTTCAGATGTTGATCAAGGAACAAATGGCCAAACCTTCAGAgatgttatatttttttaaatctttttttttttttttttttttttaaagagcagatTAGAGAGTTACATGGACGACAACTCTGCTGTCTGAACAGGTCTCGGCCTagtttgaaacaaacaaaccaaagagTTCTATATTAATTCGTGTTCTTTGTTGTAGTGGGAATATATTTTCCGGCTCTTGTGAAGGGATGTCAATCCTTACAGCTGAAGCTGTTCAGCTTTTGTAAATACCCTGCTGCgcctcctcccacccctttGCTTCCTGCTGTGCAAATCCAGATTTCATGCTTGGGGGCGTGGAGCTGACTCcacggggggaaaaaaggcaaatgctgTTTGGTCTCAGCTTTTCACTACAGATGACGAGATTTATTAGAAATACGGCCTCTTGGCACTGTAAAGACCGTACGCTGTCAGAAGTGTTACCTGGTGTACCATACTTTCAAGATTTTGGGGTAgatccgccccccccccccccccccccgagggcAGACCCTGGCCAAGGCTCTGGCTGCACTCTGAGATTTTGTTGGCGTTTAGGGAGGAAAACCATCAGCTTCTGGATTCTTGCTGGGTGCGTTAATCAGTCACTTGGATGACAGGTGAGCTGTGGTGACCACGGGCTCTGTGGTCCCTGCCGATGGCAGCAGCGAAGGTTTGTTCGTCCAGATCCGCCGACTGAGGGGCCGGCGGTTGCAAATTATTTAGGATCTTAAAAGATCCTAAAGCGGAGGGAGTTCTGTGCTTTGCCTTCACTGGAGCAAATCGAGGTTTCTGGCCAGTGTTGAAAATAGCTGTCGGGACTCCAGGATGAAGACaaggttggacttggcagttcTGGTTTTCCAGTCCATCTCTGACTTCATAATTCCTTTAATGGAAGTGATGTGCCTTGGTTGCTGGGAAATTACACCAGTTTTTATAGAAAACCCTGTAAACCTTTCTTTGGTATTTGCCCCCGTAGGTGACACTAGTCCAAGTGAAGTTTACACATTCTGTGgctgttgtggtttttggttggttggggttttgtttgtggggttttttttttccctcccagtttgtttttttaaataaaaattacttagtTTATGTTGTGGTGTGATCTTAAAGTGataggaaggagggagggaagggtgcCCGAGCTGAGGCCCTGGCTCTGCAGTGGGTGCTGGCCctgggggtgtccctgctccctctgggggtttccccctgctcccctcagGGAGACAAAGCTGCAGgagctccttccttccttctccccgtGACCGGGCGCAGGGCCGGGGCACCTTTGTCCCCCAAGGCTCGGGTGTCCCCGGCCATGCCaagctccccccccgccccactttccaccctcccctccagcagaagttttccaGGCGCGTTAGCggggaaatatttctgcttgaCGTTACCGTCACGTGCGAGAACGTGACCCTGAGAGCCGGGTGacgctggggaggggggagcgggACACACGCTCCCCCCCATGCCACGGCCCTCGCCCTGGGGCCTGGCACTGTGCCGGCTTCAGGCCCGGGAGTGACCGGCGGCGATAAGCGTGACGGGGAGCTGCGGTGTGGGCAGGCACAGCCAGCGTTTGTCCCGGCAGCGTTGGAAGGGGGGGACCGGCAGGGCTCAGCGCTGATGGTGAGTGACCCCCaggaaggggctggggctgaggggagcgTGGCGGGGCTGTGGCTGTTCCCCCCCACAACCATCCCCAGTGCTTACTGCCTGTacagatttgggggtttggtgaAGGGGTGGTGGGACGGTCTCCCTGTCACCCTTCGGTGCTAcaggcagctggggaggtggggggccCGTTTCAGCCCCCTTAGGGGCCCTGCTGTGGCCCCTGCCAGCACCGCTCCTGTTTTGGGGGTAAAAAGAGCTCTGGCggagcctgcaggcagctgggccgAGCTGGGGGGGTCTGGCTGGGTAGTGGGGGGGCTGCGGTGTGGGGTGCAACGGGGAAGGGGCCTTGGTGTTTTGAGgggctgtccccatgtccccggCCGATGGGGGGGCCCCGGGTCCTCCCTGACGAAGCGTCTCCATGCCTCTCCCCAGGGCGGGTGAACGCTGccggctgccctgctcctgctggtaCTGGTGCTGCTCGTCTGGGCCAAAATGTCCAACCCtcagccagggcaggaggagaagctggagcagaccccagcagagcagccggCGGCTCCCACCGTAGCCGAGCCCCCGGCACAGCCGAGCCCCCCGGACCACAACCCACCACCGCGGGCCGGCAAGGCTGCGGcgggggagcaggagcagatTGCGGTGTACAACCCCGCCGCTCTCCGCCAACCGGCCCTGGCCAAATTTGTGCTGGGCTCCTTCGACGACACCTCCTCTGACGATGAGCTGGTGGCCACGGCATTCAGGGTGGGCAGCCGGCGCAGCAGCctggccggggcggggggcaccggCACCGAGCCCCCCGCCGTGACTGCCCCGCTGGAGCCGGCCGCTGGCATGAGGTACGACGCGTGGGGTCGGGGGTGGCGGTGGTGCAGGTGCCCCGTTTGGAGCAGGCAGATGCTTTTTGTGGGTGCATTTCTTGGGGACCCCATTGTTAAAATTGGGATGCAGGTGCTTCTTGGAGCCCCAAATCGATGTCCCCACCCTGCTTCCTTTGACTTGGTGCTGCACGAAAAACCGTGAGGATAAGGTTAACAGCAGCGCCCCGGGAAGAGCAGACGTGCCCGAGCGCTTGGTGTGACAGCAGCATCACGTGCCCAGCGCAGCAAGGACTGGGGCAGGGGTTGCTCTGCTACCATGGTTTTAGATGTCAAAGAACGGGGTGGAAAGTGCTTTCGGTGTGCATGGCGTTCCTCAAACGCAGTCCCCAGCGCTGCAGCCGAGTTGCCCAATTGCTCCTGTTCTCTCACAGCTTCACCTCTCGTTTTGCTGCATCTCTCTGTCCCCGTGTCACCGAAAttcaggaatgaaagaaaactccttaacaccactttattgcagcgctgggtgtcaggaggatagttcctctaatcaggcacccctaatgctggttctcttgtcatatttatacacaaatgttacaaagattacaaagtggtacgctccccgttacaataattggttcatatttcttcacctaatatgcaaactagaacgcacgCTCggttcctttctctgcctctctcttttgagtaggtgggataatttgggtagggggcttatgagtcggtggtcgtggggaccctggcccaaattgcctttcccctagtttctcaatatttcggtgttggtaattgtttgctatatgcctcaccaagataaggatgttgctggaggcaattcatgtcctccctttctgcaagtatgtacataaggaccttgaagtgtcttgtagctcctcctttttctcatgatgtgtagcaggtgctcagtctaagaatcgttagccttctacctaaagtaataatgaagagtttcttatcacatataatacaagtaggccttcattacaggcctttcttcttggctacattttcttattatgtataatataagcaggccttcgttacaggcctttctttttggctacaccCGCGCCATCTCCCGGTGCTGGAAAAGGCTGTGCTGATGCACCGGCCGCAGCTCTGGTTGGCACGGGACGGGGGCGCACCGGGGAGCGGGGATTTTCTTGCGGGGCAAGATGAGGTTTGGTTGGTCGCGGTGGTGAGGGTGCGGACGGGCAGCAGCGGGTTCTTCTGGCGTTTGTCCTGTGCTCGCTGTCCTTCGGGGCGCACGTGTTGTGCATGAGCACTGCTGGGGGCATGTCCCGGGGTGTGTAAACCTGCAAGCTGAGCTGAGCCTTTTGACAGGGCAGGTACACGTGCGCTTGCGCGTGCAAATGTTGCCCTCTGCCCTCAGGGCTGGATGCCACAGGGACCCACTCCCGCTGCCAGGTTCACTTTGCTTCTGCTATGGGGGGGATGCTAACACGCTCCCGGGATTGCACGGGGGGGAAACACAGCGTCCCAAGAGGATGGGGGTACGTGGGGtgttcctgtgctgctcccacccttcctctgctcttgcAGCTATTGCAGATCAattatttaaggaagaaaagtagctct
Proteins encoded in this window:
- the UNG gene encoding uracil-DNA glycosylase isoform X1, coding for MAAAWLPLLGLGLGLGRGVPRPLCSRLFARRYQVSAAKKAKAAGDEGGKASPLSPEQLERIRKNKEAALQRLAERNVPPGFGDSWRRQLAGEFSKPYFMELMAFVAEERKRYTVYPPPDQVFTWTQMCDIRDVKVVILGQDPYHGPNQAHGLCFSVQKPVPPPPSLENIYKELSTDIEDFTHPGHGDLTGWAKQGVLLLNAVLTVRAHQATSHKERGWEQFTDVVVSWLNKNLHGVVFMLWGAYAQRKGSSIDRKRHHVLQTVHPSPLSVNRGFFGCRHFSKTNELLKKSGKKPVDWRAL
- the UNG gene encoding uracil-DNA glycosylase isoform X2, whose protein sequence is MIGQKTLHSFFSAAPAKKRGRSPEPGGDAEVSAAKKAKAAGDEGGKASPLSPEQLERIRKNKEAALQRLAERNVPPGFGDSWRRQLAGEFSKPYFMELMAFVAEERKRYTVYPPPDQVFTWTQMCDIRDVKVVILGQDPYHGPNQAHGLCFSVQKPVPPPPSLENIYKELSTDIEDFTHPGHGDLTGWAKQGVLLLNAVLTVRAHQATSHKERGWEQFTDVVVSWLNKNLHGVVFMLWGAYAQRKGSSIDRKRHHVLQTVHPSPLSVNRGFFGCRHFSKTNELLKKSGKKPVDWRAL
- the ALKBH2 gene encoding DNA oxidative demethylase ALKBH2; the protein is MDRYVVKRPPGEAGGGGKRPRPEEPASGQPPWQEIRAEGLSCDYRLLFGKAEADEIFQQLEEEVQYFQGEMTKLHVFGKWHDIPRKQVTYGDPELTYTYSGVTFSPKPWIPVLNRIRDRVTLATGHTFNFVLINRYKDGGDHIGEHRDDERELVPRSPIASVSFGACRDFVFRHCDSRGRNATRHIEPVKLQLAHGSLLLMKYPTNVYWYHSLPTRKRVLAPRVNLTFRKVMTVAKK